Proteins found in one Oncorhynchus gorbuscha isolate QuinsamMale2020 ecotype Even-year linkage group LG15, OgorEven_v1.0, whole genome shotgun sequence genomic segment:
- the LOC123996743 gene encoding proteasome subunit alpha type-7-like, translated as MAARYDRAITVFSPDGHLFQVEYAQEAVKKGSTAVGIRGKDIVVLGVEKKSVAKLQEERTVRKICALDDHVCMAFAGLTADARIVINRARVECQSHRLTVEDPVTVEYITRHIATLKQRYTQSNGRRPFGISALIVGFDNDGTPRLYQTDPSGTYHAWKANSIGRSAKTVREFLEKNYTDEAIATDNEAIKLAIKALLEVVQSGGKNIELAVIRRNQPLKLLESKEIETLVAEIEKEKEEEAEKKKPKKST; from the exons ATGGCCGCTAGATATGATAGAGCTATAACAGTATTTTCCCCCGATGGACACCTGTTTCAAGTGGAATATGCACAAGAGGCTGTGAAAAAAGGCTCTACTGCg GTGGGCATCAGAGGGAAAGACATTGTCGTTTTGGGTGTTGAGAAAAAGTCTGTAGCTAAACTCCAAGAGGAGAGGACTGTACGCAAGATATGTGCACTTGATGATCATGTCTGTATGGCATTTGCAG GTCTGACGGCCGATGCTCGTATCGTTATCAACAGAGCCAGGGTGGAGTGTCAGAGCCACCGGCTTACTGTAGAGGACCCTGTTACTGTGGAGTATATCACACGCCACATTGCCACACTCAAACAG CGCTACACACAGAGTAATGGACGCAGACCCTTCGGTATCTCTGCTTTGATCGTGGGCTTCGACAACGATGGAACCCCACGACTCTACCAAACGGACCCATCTGGAACATATCATGCCTGGAAG GCCAATTCTATCGGTCGCAGTGCAAAGACTGTTCGGGAGTTTCTGGAGAAGAACTACACAGACGAGGCCATCGCTACTGACAACGAGGCTATAAAGCTGGCCATCAAAGCCCTGCTGGAG GTTGTTCAGTCAGGAGGAAAGAACATTGAGCTGGCAGTGATCAGGAGGAATCAGCCACTgaag CTTTTGGAGTCTAAAGAAATTGAAACCCTTGTGGCTGAAAtcgagaaggagaaagaggaggaggcagagaaaaagaAGCCGAAAAAATCTACATAA
- the rad54l gene encoding DNA repair and recombination protein RAD54-like: protein MRRSLAPSQVAKRKHGGDSSEDEDWNPEEDTKIRKGGNEKRESYISPFRKPLTQLTNQPVCVDSNAHEALIRSILSKPFKIPIPNYTGSLGIRALGLKRAGVRKSLHDPFENGALVLYEPPVLSAHELIKAEKDKLPVHVVVDPVLGKVLRPHQREGVKFLWDCVTGRRIADSYGCIMADEMGLGKTLQCIALMWTLLRQSPDAKPEIDKAIVVSPSSLVRNWYNEVGKWLGGRITPVAIDGGSKEEIDKKLVNFMTQHGLRVPTPILIISYETFRLHAEVLHKGKVGLVICDEGHRLKNSDNQTYQALNAMSAQRRVLISGTPIQNDLLEYFSLVHFVNAGILGTAQEFKKRFELPILKGRDADASDKDRQAGEEKLKELISIVNGCLIRRTSDILSKYLPVKIEQVVCCRLTPLQSELYKLFLRQAKPLQTLQQQGKISVSSLSSITSLKKLCNHPALIYDKCVERDEGFDGALNLFPTGYSTKAVEPQLSGKMLVLDYILAMTRSTTSDKVVLVSNYTQTLDLFEKLCRTRRYLYVRLDGTMSIKKRAKIVERFNSPSSPEFIFMLSSKAGGCGLNLIGANRLVMFDPDWNPANDEQAMARVWRDGQKKTCYIYRLLSTGTIEEKILQRQAHKKALSSCVVDEEQDVERHFSLGELRELFHLSEETTSDTHDRFRCRRCVNGRQVRPPPEDSDCTCDLSQWQHCSDKRGLRDPILQASWDAAISFVFHQRSHEDQRGVV from the exons ATG AGGAGAAGCCTAGCACCAAGCCAGGTTGCCAAAAGGAAGCATGGAGGAGATTCCTCCGAGGATGAGGATTGGAATCCAGAAGAAGAT ACCAAAATAAGGAAGGGAGGAAATGAGAAAAGAGAAAGCTATATTTCTCCCTTCAGAAAGCCTTTGACACAGTTGACCAACCAGCCTGTATGTGTGGACAGCAATGCACAC GAAGCCTTAATTCGAAGTATTCTCTCAAAACCTTTTAAAATCCCGATCCCCAATTACACAG GCTCTCTGGGGATAAGAGCACTAGGACTGAAGCGTGCGGGGGTAAGGAAGAGTCTTCACGACCCATTTGAAAACGGTGCACTGGTCCTCTATGAGCCTCCAGTGCTGAGCGCTCATGAGCTGATAAAAGCAGAGAA AGATAAACTGCCTGTACATGTTGTCGTGGATCCAGTCCTTGGAAAGGTCCTCAGACCCCATCAGAGAGAG GGAGTGAAATTCCTGTGGGACTGTGTGACCGGGAGACGTATTGCCGACTCGTATGGCTGCATCATGGCTGATGAGATGGGGCTGGGGAAAACCCTGCAGTGTATTGCCCTCATGTGGACCCTGCTGCGCCAGAGTCCTGATGCCAAGCCTGAGATAGACAAGGCCATTGTTGTTTCACCCTCCAGTTTGGTTCGTAACTGGTACAATGAGGTGGGAAAGTGGCTGGGCGGACGCATCACACCGGTGGCCATCGATGGTGGATCCAAGGAGGAGATAGACAAAAAACTAG TGAACTTCATGACCCAGCATGGCTTGAGGGTTCCTACTCCAATCCTGATCATTTCATACGAGACGTTCCGGCTTCATGCTGAAGTTCTACACAAAGGAAAAGTGGGACTTGTCATCTGTGATGAG GGTCATCGGCTGAAGAACTCTGACAACCAGACGTACCAGGCTCTGAATGCTATGAGTGCCCAGAGAAGGGTGCTTATCTCAGGCACTCCCATTCAGAATGACCTGCTGGAATACTTCAGTCTGGTGCACTTTGTCAACGCTGGTATCCTGG GAACAGCCCAGGAGTTTAAGAAGCGTTTTGAGCTCCCCATCCTGAAGGGTCGTGATGCAGACGCCAGTGACAAAGACAggcaggctggagaggagaaactcAAGGAGCTGATCAGCATTGTCAATGG ATGCTTGATTCGGAGAACCTCAGACATCCTCTCAAAGTATCTTCCTGTTAAGATCGAGCAGGTCGTCTGTTGCAG GCTGACCCCCCTCCAGTCAGAGCTGTATAAACTGTTCCTGAGGCAGGCTAAGCCCTTACAGACACTGCAGCAGCAGGGCAAGAtcagtgtctcctctctgtcctccatcacctctctcaaGAAGCTCTGTAACC ACCCGGCTCTCATCTATGATAAGTGTGTGGAGCGAGATGAGGGCTTCGATGGGGCCCTGAATCTCTTCCCTACAGGATACTCCACCAAGGCTGTGGAGCCACAGCTTTCTG GTAAAATGCTGGTTCTGGACTATATCCTGGCCATGACCAGAAGCACCACCAGTGACAAAGTGGTGTTGGTCtccaactacacacaaacactggACCTCTTTGAGAAGCTTTGTCGAACTCGAAG ATACCTCTACGTTCGGCTTGATGGCACAATGTCCATCAAGAAGAGAGCAAAGATAGTGGAGAGGTTCAACAGCCCATCT AGCCCAGAGTTCATATTTATGCTGAGCAGCAAAGCTGGGGGGTGTGGCCTGAATCTGATTGGTGCTAATCGCCTGGTGATGTTTGACCCTGACTGGAACCCAGCCAATGATGAGCAGGCCATGGCTCGAGTctggagagacggacagaaaaaGACCTGCTACATCTACAGACTGCTTTCA ACAGGGACAATTGAGGAGAAGATCCTTCAGAGGCAGGCCCATAAGAAGGCTCTGAGCAGCTGTGTGGTGGACGAAGAGCAGGATGTGGAGAGACACTTCTCTCTGGGGGAGCTACGAGAACTCTTTCATCTCAGTGAGGAGACCACCAGTGACACGCatgacag GTTCCGCTGTCGGCGCTGTGTGAATGGGCGACAGGTGCGGCCCCCTCCTGAGGACTCTGATTGTACCTGTGACCTGTCCCAGTGGCAACACTGCTCTGACAAGAGGGGCCTGAGAGACCCCATACTGCAGGCCTCCTGGGACGCTGCCATCTCCTTCGTCTTCCACCAGCGCTCCCACGAGGACCAGAGAGGGGTCGTGTGA